agtaaatacctgtTGAGAGATGAGTGATCAGATGCAGTAAAGTCACCCACGGAATAATCTGATCATGTTACTCACCTCTCTCACCTCCTCAGTGGCTCCCTGATTCACTCAGAGTAATGCTGAAGGCCTTTCTGTGGCCTGCAAGGCCCTGCACATTCCAGATTCTTTACCCCAACCCCATCTCCTGCATTCTCCCCTCCTTAATGCAGCTTcaaccacactggcctccttaaTGTTCTTCAAacacacctcagggcctttgcacttgctgctcctTCTCCTTGGAGCCCTTGTGCCTCAGATATCAGCATGCCTCCCCCTCTCATTTCCTCGGGGCTCATCTAACTGTCATCTCCTCAGAAAGGCcctccttccctgaccacctcatCTAAAATATCACCCTGTCATTCTCTATCCTCTtatcctcttatttttctttgtgactctTATCACCACCAGAAATTACATTATTTACCTATTATGTGCTTACTGTGTTTCCCCTGTCCTATTTGTGTGTCTGTTGTAAGTTCCATGTGGAGACAGGGCctatgttttgttcattgctgcatcctcagtgcctagcatagaccctggcacacagtagttgCTCAGTACATTTTTTTGAACCAAAggatggaagaaagagagaggagaaccTGAACTCTGTCACACAGCAACATCTGTGCTATTtttcacaggagaaaggaaaacaaggaacTTTAGTAAAAGAACCAAATTTACTTCAGTTTAAGGCAAATTCCACACAGAGACTGTCTTAGAGACAGGCACAGGACCAGACAGCATAGAAACACCACCATCATGCATGACAGGAAGGGAAGCAGTGTCTGGCAACAGACGGGGTGGGGCCTGGTCTCCACCCAGGAACGGGAGGTTCAGTGGGCTGAGGAGCCCCATGCGGCAGGAGGGACTGGCATGCATGACCATGTGGGTAAAGGCTGGGCAGCTGGGTGGGCCCAGGGGTGAGATCATCTTTCTCACCTTTCCCACAGCAGGGGCAAGGGCTCAGGCTCAGATGCCAGAGCCCAAGGCTGAAGGATGAGGGTGGATTTAGGGTGATGGGATGGAACAGGGTGACCCTAAAACCAAGACGGCCTTAAGGGGTTGCACTGGTGAGGAGTGGGATGGGGGAAGCGGGGTGTGGGATGAATGTGGACTCTCAGGGTATCAGAGCTGAAGGTAAACCCAGGGCCATCTGGTCAACCCTCTTGCCTTACAGctgtggaaactgagacccagaaggtAGAAAGGACTTGTTCAGGTTCCCACAGCCGGCAATGGCTGGaggcaggacttgaacccaggactCCCATCCCCTATCCCCATAGGATAGAGGGGCAGTGTGGGAGTGCTGGAGCTGGGCTGCTTCTTGCCCAGGCCTCCAGGTGGGCAGCAGAAGATGGTGCCCCAAGGACCCTGGGCAGTCTCCGGGGAGAAAGGGGGATTCCTGGAGCCAGGAGCCAACTGTGGAGGTACCTACGGGCTCAGACCAGGGAGAGGCCTGTGGATCTGTGTTCTAGAACCAGCGTCATACTGGGCTTGAGAGGCACCAGAAACGACTCTGTGCCTGAAAAGTCTCCATTCCTTGCCCACCATGTGGCCTCCATCTGCCGTCACAGCATCCCCTTCATGGGTCTGTGGGACTCCCACTTCATGCAAGGGTCCCAAGGAGGGGTCACATGTTTAGGCACTCCTGCAAACCCAGCAGCCTCACAGGGTTCACCGGAAATGGGACAGGATAGATActgggtgggggtcaggggcCCGGTATAGGAGTAGACACcacaggaggaggggagggagaagggggcctGGAGGTGGGAGGCTTAGCCCAGGCTTCAGGGTGATATAGGAGCAGACGGGACTACCCAGGTAATAGCTCAGGTGGGCTGAGCGGGACCCCAGTCGTCCTGATTAACATCTTCCTGGCTGGTCCAGAACCAGGTGTCAATGAAAGGAGAGAAGAGCAGGGGCCCAGatccccacctccaccacccgTACCCCCAAACTCTAGGGGCTTGGGCAGTATGGGAAGGAGTCTCCAGAAGCCCCACCCCCTGTGGGCCTCCCAGGCACACGTGTTCCAAAGGCTGGGCAGGATGGTCTGTAGCTGGGTCTGGGTACCCCGCCTCCCTTTCTACTGGCCTAAGCCCCAGCCATCTGAGCAGACAAGGCTCAGATGTGCGTGTGCAGGGGGGAAGCAGGGGGCGTGCGGGTGGGGGACTGCGGGGGCGAGCGCTCTGGGGCCGCGGGCAGGGTGCGAGGGCGGATGCCCTGCGCCTTCATGTAGGACACCAGCTGGTCAGGAATCTCAGCCAGCACATCGCGGGCCAGGCGCGCCATGCTCAGCACGTGGTTGCCCGTGCGGTCCACATAGTCCCTGAAGGGCACAAACTGTCCAGTAGGGGAGGCAGGGTCAGGCGAGGTCTCCCTCTGGACACCAGTCCCCCAAATCTCCAGGTCTGAGATCCTGTCCCACttctccccagcctctgcccactTCACTCAAGCCCTCCCCGTCATGGTGAATTCTCTGAGGGACTGTATCATAGTCCCTGTTctgtcattcactcaacaaataactTACTGCATACCTATTCATGCCAGGAAACAATACACCACTGAACAAGATCCCTTCATCTCTGCAGTCTTGGCACCAAGCACAGGCATTTAGCAGGCACTCAGCAAATGCTGAAGGAATCCCCTGGCTTCTGGAAAATGGGCCCTGCGggtctcctcccacctctcctgCAGGGCgctctctgtctctgcttctgcTCTTCCCTTTCTGGGCCAACACCTACAGTCGGGCCCCTCTGGCTTTATCCCAGGAGATGTCTGCCCCCCTTCCCAGTGCCTCAGGCTCactcctgcctccaggcctttgcataCACAGGTCCCACCTCCCAGACTGCCCTTGCTCCAGTTTCTAGCTCCCTGTCTTTGGTCTCCGCACCTGGAATGGCCCCTcccccttaatttttttaatgggggaggggtggtatgGAGAATGTCGGGTTTTTTATTCTGAATCTCCTAAGCACTAGGGACTCCGTGTGCAAGAGATTCACAGAGGGATGTGCTTACTGACGTGCATTCTGAGGCTTGACTGGACTGGGATTCCCTGAGGACAAAGACCTGTCTGCTCGTTACATTTGCCATCCTACATGGAGACGTTGGTATTGATTCAATCAACCAAGCAACATTCATTCTTGGAAAGGGCTGCAGCAACACtaaagacaccccccccccccccccgcttcatGGGGTTTGCCATCTCACTTAGGAAGGCAGCCCAGCAGAAAATAACAGAAGGCACAAGTAATTAGGCCTCTGTGCTCTACAGGAGACCCTGGAGGCCTGGGGCTTAGGGAGGGCATGGCAGAGCATTCCAGTCAGGGCAACACAGTGTTAGGGGTGAGTCTCAGACGTGGTAGAGGTGGGTCCAGCCCTAAGACTGACTCCTGTTTCCTTCTGTGTGGCCAAGCCATTCTAGGGCTCCCAGTGCCTCCTTCCAGGGCCCCTTTCCAGAGAAGCCCCTAGAAGGGGGAGTTAGGTCAGCCTGCCTAGAGGGGCTCTTGAATTTTCTGTGGGGCAGGCAGGGTCTGGGCTTCACCTGGACAATGTCCCGCTCGGCCAGCTTTCCCCGGGAGGAGATCCGCACGTCATCACCATCCAGCTCCACCATGgctgtgggggggggaggggcaaaggcatggggtggggggactaATTGGTGGGCACCTGGGCCTGGCAGGACAGAGACCGCCAGCCCAGACCCCCAcgttagagatgagaaaactgaggccaggagaTAGGAGGAGCCCAATCACATGAGTCTCTGACTTCTAGCCCATGGTGccactcccccaccctccacaggCTCCCAGGGTGGAGCAGGGAGGAGTGACTTGGGGCCTCCTCCCCACAGCCTTGGTGTGTGGGTGTGCGGTACACACCTTGACACACCCCTCCCTGTGCAAACAAACGCACATTCACACCCTGCCTGCTCATCCAGATAGCTGCACACACCCCAGTGTGAGCTCTCACTCTTTTGGGAGGGGACATTTCCAAGGGCCTGAAGCCTCTGGGGGGAACATCTAGGGGGGTGGGGACTCACCATCAAACTCTGCCTGGCCCACGCCGATGATGATGATAGACATGGGGAGTTTGGCAGCCTGGGAGACAACATGGGAGGTAGGCGGGGTGGTACCCAGCCGAGGCGCCAGTTACAAGAAACGGGAGATCACAGGTAAGGACAGGAAGGGGTGAGTCAAAAGAAGAAAGGCAGGAGGACAGGGAGGAAATGGAAGAGAGAAGGatggagacacacagagaaacacagaaaagggggaggaggaaggagagaggatagCCAAGGATACAGGGATACCagagaggaagagggggtggagagggcaggagggagagggggaaatgggtCATAGGTTTGCTTCTGCAAGACACTCCTGTCCCCTCTTCTGCCTCTGGACCTCCGTCATGTGGGACAGCTTTTACGTGGGCCCAGAGGGAGGGCCAGCTGTGGCTGGGGCCCCTATATAGGGAGACGACCCGGTAGGGAGAGCCATGTTCCTGGGCCTCCCGCTCCTTGGACCTCCCTCCTCTTCTACCTGGCCAAGCCAGGCTGGGGTTTGGGGCAGCAGCCCTAGAGATGGGTTAATGAGGGCACCATGGGAGTCTGGATGGAGTGGACCATCCAGTGTGATGAAGAGGTAGGTAGAGAGCTCGCCAGCCAGATCCTTTATCAGCCGGAacaccctccacccccaaaacCCTACTGCTGGCCCTCTAGGCTCTACAGCAAGAAGCCAGGAGTGGTCCCAaaaagggcagggagaggagaagtCATGCCCCAAGGGTTTCCCTAAAGGAGGGGGGGAGGTGCACCCCCAGGTTTCCCCATGCTCCATCCCCATCCCTGCTCACATTGACGATAGCCTCCTTGGTCTGTGCCATGTCTGAAATGACCCCATCCGTGATGATGAGCAGCACCGAGTACTGGGAGCCGTCCTGCACCTCGGCCGCAttcctggggcagggtggggtcaGAGGTCTGTCTGGTGGGACGCTGGGCGTGTCATCCCCCCAACACAAGGACCCTTAACACTAGTGGGGACAGCTCTTCGGTGGGAGGGGGTCTCTTTAGGGTCAGGCCTCCCTGAAAAGCAAATCAGTGGGAAGGGACACTCCCTCCCGCCTTCCCGGGAGGACAGTGGTAGAAGGAAGCACCTTGCAAGCTGTGGGGATGGTCCAGTGACCGCCACACTCACCTGGCCACATGGGTGACCACGGGGGCGAAGTTGGTGGGGCCGTAGAGCTGCACCGTGCGCAGGCTGTGGTGGTAGGCCTCCAGGATGCCATCGATGCCACAGCATGAGGGGTTCTCCTGGTTGCCGTTCTGGGGGCACAGAGGGCAAGGAGGCTGAgcccaggaaggaaggagggatgggaaggaggaaagctGGGTGGTCTgtgggggcagagccagggttgGGGAGGTCAGCAGGCCTGGGCTCTCCTAGACTCTTCTCTGGTGGGGCTTCGGGGGctcggggcaggggagggagcacTCGGGGCCCACCGTGAAGGGCAGCACATGCTCTAGGTGAGCAGGGTCCAGACCTGCTCCTTGCCCTACTCCCTGTACCTGCTCAGACAGCATCCCCCTGACCCCCAGAGCCCTGGATGCCTAGGGAACCTCGGGCAAACCCACCACCCCCTAAAATGACTGCAGAGTCTGAGCTGCTCTGGAAGGGCCAGCAGCTGCTCCATCCTCCTGTGTcctgtgcccagcacagtgcctggcaccctaCGGGCATGGGAGGGACATTTGCTGTGAGTGATCCAGCAACCGACTGAGTGTCCCCAGctcatgggagggagggaaaggaggtggCCTGAGGAGACATCTCTACAGGGCCCCCATTTCAGACCAACCCAGGGAACTCCTGGAACTACCCACAGTTGTCCATACCCAACCCACAACCTTTTAGCCTCATTTCTGGGGCCTTGGGGAATAGTTCAGCCACATCCCCACTCCAACTCCACCTGGGTCTTGTTAGGAAAAGGAGGGCAGAGCCCACTGTGGACGGCTTCAGACTTGGAGGGGACGTGCTCGTGACTGAGGTGGGGAGTGGGTTTCTGGAAGCTCTGACACAAGCTCCCCTACATCCAGCAGGCAGCCTACCTCTGCAAAGACTGCACCTCAAGTCCCTAGGCGGGCAGGATGGgaatgccccccaccccaggcccgtCACCACCCCCCCAGCCTGGTCAGCCCTCAGCCCTTTCTCCCAGGACCTCCTACCAGCGGGAACTCATGGGATACCCTGCCGTCAGGGGGTAGTTTGGCCCCAAAGCCAAGGGCGGGGAACATCTTGTCGCTGTCGTAGTGCTGGATGATCTCCCCGACGGCGGTCAGTGCAAGTGCGTAGGCGTTCAGCTGGTAGGGACTCATATAGTGCAGAGACGTGGACTGCGAGGGGTTCCctgcaagacaggccatggggacaTTTGCCGGCCTGGACACTCCAAGTCACCAGGCTCAGAATGCGGTGTCCAAGGgaacccctttctttctctcttaccaCACATTCAATCCTTTAGCAAATCATGGCTGCTAAACCCTCAGAATACATCCAGAATCCCACCTATacttctcccctcctccatgaTACCACCCTCTTGCTCACAGGACTACAGCAGCCCAATCTCCGTCTTTCCACCCTTGTGTCCATACTCAGCATACCAGCCAGAGTGAGTCTATGTCAAAACTCAGGCAGCTAATCACACCTCTTCTCTGCTCAAAATGCCCCAGTGCTCCCGTCTCACCAGGAATTAAATCTGAAGTCCTTAAAAGGGCCCACAAAACCCCACTTGATCTGGCCTGCGGTTACCCCTCTCCTCATCTTCTACCATCCTGTCACTCACTCAGTTCTGGTCTCTCAccattcccacctcagggcctcgGCAAAGGCTGTTTCTTCTGCTCTGGGACGCTTTTCCACAGATGTGCACATGGCTTGCTCCCTCACCTCTTGAGGTCTGCTGTGGTCTTCCCCGAGCAGCCTATTGAAAGTTACAGCCTCCTCCATACTCCCTATCCCTCTTCCCGACTTGTTTTTCTCCACAGCCCTTGTCACCACTAATATTGTCCATATTTTAGTTACTCGTTTATTAACAAGAGGTAGTACAGCACAGACAGCCAAGTATTAATCCTTTCTGCctcctaccagctgtgtgatcctgcATAAGTTTCTTAACCActcagcctcagtctcctcatctgtagaatgggggtaATAACAGTCCCCACCTCACagaactgttgtgaggattaaacagatGTTATTATAACTCTCCTCACTGTTATGAATACTACGGCCCCTCCCAGCTCTGACATCCCACCACTCTGTGATGGGAGGGCCCGCAGCCATGAGGGGGGGTGTTTCTGACACACCTGTGGAGTACGAGACCTGGGCATCTTCTGACTGGCACAAAAATGAGCATTGAGCACTGCTAATGGGGGTCCAGAGTCCAAGGAAGGTTGTGATGTTTCTAACAGTGTAAAGTTTGGCATTGATTGCTCCCGGCCACTTGGTCACAGCCCGACACTGGAGAATgtcagaggaggaaggaagcccGAGCAAGGGTGAGGATCGGAGCTCCTGGGCATTCCTGCCTCCCTGAGGACCACAAGGCTCAGTCTTGCCTCTGGCTCTCCCCTCCAGCTTGTGGGGTGAACTGCACAGGGGCTGTGCAATCTGATCCTGTGAGGAAATACCTCTGCTCCAGGGCTCTCCATGGGCCCAGAGAAGCTGTCCTATTGCCCTAAGGAGAGTGGGTATCCTCAAGGGCAAGGCTGTGGCTCAGGGTATGTAGGCCCAGAGGCCAGATTTGTTAGTTACCATGATCCAATCTGGGGGTACCTTCGCCACCTTGGCTGCATCTTTGGTCCTCTAGGCCTAAGTTCCTCCTCTGCGGTGAGGATGAGGCCAGAGGGTATGGGAGATCTGCTCCCAGCTAGGGCCAACTACCACAGCCCTGAAAAGCTCTCCCCTTTCCAGGGCCCCAGCCCCcattcagctcctctgcccatgCCCCCACTCACCATTGGAGGCTGTGAAATCGATGGCCACCGTGAAGTTGATCTGGGTCCTAGAAGAGGAAGAACAGCAGGAGAGTAACCTGGACAAAGGCAGGCCTGTACTGGACAGGGAGCAAGAAACCTGGcttccaccccagccccactgctTGTCGGGTATGTAGCCTTGGTGAAGTCACTCATCTCCAGTTCTGGAAAACCAGGATAGTATCATCAGCTACACCCTCCCCCAAAGGGCTGTTGTCAGCATCAAAAGAGTTAGGCAGTGTGACAGCTCTCTGAAGATGATTATGTTCTGCTGGGCACATGGCTGTGATTTCTTATTTCCTCTCCAAACCCTGCCCCTGAGTCCACCTGAGGCCAGTGAAGTAGGGTTTCCCTGTGTTCCTGGCGCAAATTTGGAGTCAGATTCAGGGTTAAAACTTATTTggcaaaaaagaaagacaaaaaggcaTTGTGCATCTCCTGAGGGAAGAACAAATGAAGCTGTCTTGCCAAAAAACTGAACTGGAATCTAACTGAGCTTCCAGAACTATCTACTGGTTGTTTACAGGAAATGCAGTGGATAGAGGAATATGTTAAATGACACCATGGGGGATGCGGCCAGTAAAAGCCAGTCTGTGGGTCTGTGGGAAATTCTGTAGGAGCGCTACTGGAAGAGCACCCACGAACCAGCAGAATCAGGATCACCTGGGAATCTGTGAGGAGTCTCAGGCCCCCCGTGGACCTACTGAATCCAAATCCCTTGGTGTGGTGCAGGAATCTCTTTTAGCAAATCCTTCAGGTGCTTGGGGGCatcacaagatgaaaagataattaggaattccctggcagtccagtgattaggactggGCACTTTTACTGCCGtggcaactaatcccgtgcgccacaactactgagcctgtgctctagagcccgtgagccacaactactgaagcccacacgcctagagccgtgctctgcagcaaagggaagccaccacaatgagaagcctgcgcactgcaacaaagagtagccccactcaccgcgactagagaaagcccgcgcgcagcagcggagacccaatgcagccaaaaataaataaataaatttatttttttttaaaaaaagatgaggcAGGGCTCACCTCACCTGCATTTAGAAGATGGTCCCTATCAGAAAGCACAGCCCTCTTTCCACTTCATCACAGCTGAGCTGCTGCTCAGGGACCCTTCAATCTCCAGGAAACGTGAAGGACATGGTTAGCAGGAGACCCCACCCAGGGTCTGCTGGCCAGAGACAGTCCTCCCCACACTCTTTCCCCCTCGTCCACTGCCTGGGGACAGAGCATTCAGTAGACTCCAAGCTCTGAGGAAGAAGGAGCCACAAGACGACAAGAGGTGGTTCTGGCCTGCAGGACTACAGCTGAGGGACATTGTTGGCCTGGCTCTTCCAAATAAAGGGTGAGGGGAGAGTCAGGCTTTTTTTTTACTCCTTAAGCAAAAACCCTGCTCTGGGTTCTGAAACAGTTCAGAGAAGGAAGGGACTGGATAGCAGCTACTTCTGTGGAAAAGGTACTCCTTGCAGGCTGCTCAGCAACTAGCTCCATCTTGGACTCTGACGTGGGGGCAGAGGAACCCACAGCCTTCCTCCTGGTCcaggggggcggggcagggaggccAGGCAGCAGAGAATCCCTAGACAGAGGCCTCCATCAGCTGCCTGCCTGGACACACACATCGGCCTCTGACTCAGGTTCTCCAGAGTGTGAAGACAGCGGAGGACGAAAGCCAGGGCTTGCCTCTGTGAGCTCCTTCTCAATGAGACAGCACCCAGCCCTTCAACTCATCCATCTCTATCACACCTCACCTGGGAGCTGCGAGGTGGGTTCATTACTATGGAAGAAATGCAGCATGTGGTGACGGAAAGAACCCTGCTACCGACTAAGTGCTGGGACCTTGGACACGtcatgtaaaatggagatgatcaTCTTCACCCAGCCCACTGTGTTCTGTAAATTGGGGGCACTATGCAAATGAGAAGGATAAACAGGATGAGGATTGTTTGAAAATTACCATGGAATATAAGGGGTGGTTGCTTAATAGATGGAGAGCAGATAGAGCAGTTTTGATGGGGGAAGGgagccagggcagggcctggagaaggcatggaggaggggcaggaaagcCTGTGGGTGACTGCAGGAAGGGCATGTGCTCAGGGGGTAGGAGGAGAGCTCGAGACCTGGGTGCTGCAGGCTCAAGGCAGCAGGGAGCCTTGTCATGAGAAAGTAAGTGTGGCTTCCCAGGGCCTGACTTTTCCCTCTGCCCCAGAGAACCAGGCGGCCAAGAGCCCGCTTGGCTGGGATAAGCCTTTGGCAACCGCCCTGTCTGTCTCCTTTCCAGACAGGTGTAATCACTCACCTGGCTGCACCTGTGGGCTCGGCTACCCACACCCGGCCCTGGCACCTGTCCTGGCAGGGAGCATGCTGGGTAGGACCTCACCTTGGAGTCAGGCTCTCTTTCCATGAGCTGTTGGCTGGAGCCACCAGGCTTCTCTGCCTGCCTGGATGCCGACCCTTCTGGTTCTTTCTGCTCCTTAAACTTGTGTTTGACCATCCCTGGCTCATTTCCCAGTTCCTCCTGCCCTTTGTAGGTCTCTAATGACACTGGGAAGGTTAATCACTGCCCGCCCCCCACCAGAGAGACCATCGGTATCAGAAGCTCAGAGCAGGAAGGAACCTTAGAATTCACTTAATTCCAACTCTCTGTGCAGAGGAGACTGATGCCCAGGGAGGGTGAGTGATGTGCCCAAAGTAACCCAGCAAATTCAAGGCAAAGAGGGGCCTAGGGCCTGGGCCTCCTGCCTCCTAGACCGGGGCTCTTTCCACCTCCCTAAGCCCATTTCTGTTTGTCATGGAGTCCCTACCACCTGCAGGTCCCATCTCGGTACAGGGACCTCACGGGACCCAGGCTGGCCTCCGCGGCTCAGTAGTGCCCTCTGCAGCCACTCAGGATCAGGGGCATGCAGGGCTCTGCGTGAGTTGTCTGAGGGTCTGCTCAGAGCCCACGATCGATCGCGGGCTTCGGCCATGACCTTGAAGAGGCCACGTGGGGCCAGAGCTGCTCATGTCGATGTGCGGgggccccttccctctccctgaggCCGAAGAAACCAGGCTGCATCTCTTCTCACCCTCCTTTGATGTAGTCAAGAAATGTGCACTCTGACTCCACAGCAAAAGAAAGCAGTGTGACCTTGAAAACAAAAAGACGCTTGGTCAGCGGGGAGCACTAGGCAGAGGGAGAGCATTGCTGACAGCTATGGAGCACCCAGCACGCGCCAGCATTTGCCTGCTTCATTGCAAACAGTGCccacaacaactctgtgaggtactattattatctccattctacaagcaaggaaactgaggctcaaagaagcgATGCGGTGTGTCCAAGGACACTACCAGGACACGGCCGAGTGAGATGGGAACCCAGGTCCGTCTGGAACCAGACCCTGTGCTCTGACCTTGATGCCAAACTGCATCTTTGGAAGGGCCCTGTCTCTGTCACTGGAGTACAGGGGCTCAAGCCAAGGAATCGAGTTTCCCCTGAGTGGACACGGGTGTGGAGTGTGGAGGGAGACGGGGGTCTTCCTGATATAGGACTGAGATCTGTCAATGCTGACAAGCTCCATGCTTCCATGTTCCGCTAACAGTTAATCctgaaatgtgtctctttggtCTGCAATTGTTTTAAATCTTACTTGTCCCACCTCATCCCTCTAGCATCTTGATCCCTACCCTCTCAGACACAAGACCCTCCTGCTAAACAGCCTGTCCTTTCCCTGGAGGTAACTGAGCATCTGGGGCCCCCTCTCCCAAGCAGAGGTCTCTTGATCTATGCCCCTGGCAGTTCTCTGGCAACAGCTTTCCAAAGACAGGTAGCTACCTGGCAGCTCTTTATGAAAATGATTTAGGATGGTGGAAACAAGTGAAAAGGTTGGCAGCTAAAATCAATTCAATGAGGGAAGATTGGGGCAGGGAACTTTTACCTGTGTCAGACAACTCCACTCTAGGATTTGGGGTGGCCCCTACTGGTACAGATTCAGTCATCTTTATCAACTCAGTGGGAGGCCAGGTAGTGCCTCTGCTTGACAAAGGGGACCAGCCATTAGCCCGAATATTGGGAGGGTCTGTGAGTACTGAGCTGGGCCTTGGAGACCCCCACTAGCTGTGGTTACAGTGTTAGGCACCTGAATGGACAAAGCCTCCTTTCTCTAGGAATGGACTATGACAGTGGCCTCTACTCTGACTGTGGTCACTAGACTccctgggaagcttttaaaacatCTTGCAGCTGGAGTGAGGACCCCAAACCAATAATATGAGGATTTCTGGGATAGGGCTCcagccctggattttttttttttttttttagctcctcACATGAGTCTAACCTGCAGCCAGAGTTGAACCCTGCTCCAGGCACTGGGATGAAGTAATTGCCTAACTTGCCTGGCCATATGGATTGACCCAGGGACTTGGTACTCAAAGTATAGTCCCCGAACaacagcatcagaatcaccttgaTGCTgagtagaaatgcagattcttggcattttaacaagatccccaggagACTCTGCACATAGTAAGTAAGGTATGAGAAGCACAAAATACAGATTCCTAGGGTCCAGCCTGGCTTTCCTAAACTGGAACCCCAGGGAACTGGCCTGggcatctgtattttaacaagcatCCTGGACCCTGAGTGATTTTTTTATGGTAAAGATTAGGAAATACTGGAGCAAGGGAAAGTCAGGAGACCTCAGCCCAGTCCTGCTCTGTCGctaactcactgtgtgacctgagACAAATCAcatctcctctctgggcctcagtctctttATCTCTAAAGTAAGAAAGCTGGAtgagatcagtggttttcaaccttttttttttcagctgtacATCTAATATTTCTTAGCTGGGGAACGTGTTGCCTCTCCTAGGGGCATCTGGGAATGTGAGGGAGAGTTTTGGGGTCTCACGATGACTGGGGCTCTATTGCTAGCTATGGGCTGAGGCCAGGGGTGCTAAGCATCCCACCATGTATGGGGAAGTCCTGTGAGACAAAGAATTATTCTTCCCCAAATACCGATAGCATCCCCGCTGAGAAACACTGCAGCTTCAGACAAAAGAACTATTACTCCAAGCCTGCGTGTGAAACAATTACAATCAGAGAAGCAGTGGTCAGCCCCCTCTGAATGAGCAGAGTACTTTGCAGTTTACAGTCCTGCATCTCCCATGTGTCTGCCACAGCCACCCTGTGCAATAAGCAGGGGAGGGATGAtgtattagccccattttacagatggagaaaataagGTTCCTTGGAGGAACGCGGGAGTTCCCTGTCTGTGACCTCTTCTAGTCTGGAGTTGCAGTTGGCCTGACTCAAATGGCT
This genomic interval from Lagenorhynchus albirostris chromosome 10, mLagAlb1.1, whole genome shotgun sequence contains the following:
- the CPNE5 gene encoding copine-5 isoform X4: MQVRTQINFTVAIDFTASNGNPSQSTSLHYMSPYQLNAYALALTAVGEIIQHYDSDKMFPALGFGAKLPPDGRVSHEFPLNGNQENPSCCGIDGILEAYHHSLRTVQLYGPTNFAPVVTHVARNAAEVQDGSQYSVLLIITDGVISDMAQTKEAIVNAAKLPMSIIIIGVGQAEFDAMVELDGDDVRISSRGKLAERDIVQFVPFRDYVDRTGNHVLSMARLARDVLAEIPDQLVSYMKAQGIRPRTLPAAPERSPPQSPTRTPPASPLHTHI
- the CPNE5 gene encoding copine-5 isoform X5, whose amino-acid sequence is MSPYQLNAYALALTAVGEIIQHYDSDKMFPALGFGAKLPPDGRVSHEFPLNGNQENPSCCGIDGILEAYHHSLRTVQLYGPTNFAPVVTHVARNAAEVQDGSQYSVLLIITDGVISDMAQTKEAIVNAAKLPMSIIIIGVGQAEFDAMVELDGDDVRISSRGKLAERDIVQFVPFRDYVDRTGNHVLSMARLARDVLAEIPDQLVSYMKAQGIRPRTLPAAPERSPPQSPTRTPPASPLHTHI
- the CPNE5 gene encoding copine-5 isoform X3, with the protein product MQFCANKLDKKDFFGKSDPFLVFYRSNEDGTFTICHKTEVMKNTLNPVWQTFSIPVRALCNGDYDRTIKVEVYDWDRDGSHDFIGEFTTSYRELARGQSQFNIYEVVNPKKKMKKKKYVNSGTVTLLSFAVESECTFLDYIKGGTQINFTVAIDFTASNGNPSQSTSLHYMSPYQLNAYALALTAVGEIIQHYDSDKMFPALGFGAKLPPDGRVSHEFPLNGNQENPSCCGIDGILEAYHHSLRTVQLYGPTNFAPVVTHVARNAAEVQDGSQYSVLLIITDGVISDMAQTKEAIVNAAKLPMSIIIIGVGQAEFDAMVELDGDDVRISSRGKLAERDIVQFVPFRDYVDRTGNHVLSMARLARDVLAEIPDQLVSYMKAQGIRPRTLPAAPERSPPQSPTRTPPASPLHTHI